One genomic window of Parabacteroides pacaensis includes the following:
- a CDS encoding type VI secretion system Vgr family protein, translated as MQTLNELQVTAEDLKKTASKFEAYSSKQPQFDTAKTNLAKEVSAIADAVADAADTMSAPSSSQQPQSPAQITVDGLKISSASVAAMQDALTGKVSVKDMSSVANNAVKGYDALYSTVSQLNPAACTAFVAAFEKAHPLLFDAGSQIKNNSASLLSNVDKVMTGTSGWGGHYGEPDEAMNKINANVLNITAGTAVVAKTLQGMTDSIYEKLGLSSHWLSHYLKDGVNISANLGGALAGLSQAGASGIGSFYSAKAGVDALSHGNIASATGYFSSVISGGLNAAASIVGAAVGIGRFKDQWTKDHTEIPPKDIPPLDPDEAKKEMKDPEVNENNAREKPPVSGSQDEEDYSADMIYEINIVLDGNPSSQNSYCTINGIKYKLSGYSLSQELLQPILLGFSIEKEDKTETQSDVVFADTTQLIGKSFEMNVSTMKTSQEDSNAKPKKAFVFRGMVIDVSASRMTASSQSASVTVASWDALLQNSPHCRSFENMTLKDIVTSVLKPYTEVKHKIDPRFKEKIPYIVQYNQSDYSFISMLAIRFGEWMYSTGEEFIFGEMDESNPSTANLEYPGGSLMSYNLHQSMIPCLFNHLLPDHYQYGKDKAIIKESSKDVADGNVNNWTDKAYNASQQRFKDEKIVALSCGGFDNGKDEEGADTILDYSLKIEVQGKKSGMMTVQGFSKLAMLKIGQTFLIRDNVQNKSGESKDVEQKALKIIGVNHSFDYRQEYSNSFIAIPVACNYPAYSDADVHSISPPQRARVVENKDEQKLGRIRVQFPWQEIQDKKMKTPWLRIAVPYAGKGKGLHFIPEIGEEVMVGFEMNNAERPYIIGSLYNGGEGKPDEVWATSKEENGTDNNIKAIRTRNGHTVLFNDKGDAGLIEIYDSKDNTYHITLSADDKKITIYSAGEIEVKAESDINISSKGAIDIDADGDIDINSKGNISMVAQKEVSIQASKVKVR; from the coding sequence ATGCAAACACTTAATGAACTACAGGTAACAGCCGAGGACTTAAAGAAAACAGCCTCTAAGTTTGAGGCATATTCAAGTAAGCAACCGCAATTTGACACAGCCAAGACTAATCTTGCAAAAGAGGTATCCGCCATAGCTGATGCTGTAGCTGATGCAGCCGATACGATGTCTGCCCCTTCTTCTTCACAGCAACCACAGTCTCCTGCCCAAATTACCGTAGACGGACTAAAGATTTCTTCGGCATCTGTGGCAGCCATGCAGGATGCACTTACCGGGAAAGTCTCAGTAAAAGATATGTCGTCTGTTGCAAATAATGCAGTTAAAGGGTATGATGCTTTGTATAGTACCGTTTCACAACTGAATCCGGCGGCGTGCACAGCCTTTGTGGCAGCATTTGAGAAGGCACATCCATTGTTATTCGATGCCGGAAGCCAGATAAAAAATAACAGTGCTTCCTTATTGAGCAATGTGGATAAAGTAATGACAGGTACTTCCGGCTGGGGTGGTCATTACGGAGAGCCGGATGAAGCCATGAATAAGATTAATGCTAATGTCTTGAATATTACAGCAGGAACAGCGGTGGTAGCAAAAACACTGCAAGGCATGACTGACAGTATATATGAAAAACTGGGTTTATCTTCCCACTGGCTTTCTCATTATTTGAAGGATGGGGTTAATATCAGTGCCAACTTAGGGGGAGCATTGGCCGGATTATCGCAAGCCGGTGCATCGGGTATTGGTAGTTTCTACTCGGCAAAGGCGGGGGTGGATGCTCTGTCGCATGGCAATATAGCATCAGCCACTGGCTATTTCTCTTCTGTAATAAGCGGAGGACTGAATGCAGCCGCATCGATTGTAGGGGCAGCTGTAGGCATTGGACGGTTTAAGGATCAGTGGACAAAGGATCATACCGAAATTCCTCCGAAAGATATTCCTCCCCTCGACCCCGATGAAGCAAAAAAGGAAATGAAGGATCCGGAAGTTAATGAAAACAATGCAAGAGAGAAACCGCCGGTTTCCGGCTCTCAAGATGAAGAGGATTATAGTGCCGACATGATCTATGAGATCAATATAGTGTTGGATGGAAATCCTTCATCTCAAAACTCTTATTGCACCATTAATGGAATAAAATATAAATTAAGCGGCTACTCTCTTTCGCAGGAGTTGCTTCAACCGATACTATTAGGATTTTCTATTGAAAAAGAAGATAAGACAGAGACGCAATCCGACGTAGTGTTTGCTGATACTACACAACTAATTGGAAAATCCTTTGAGATGAATGTCTCTACTATGAAAACAAGCCAGGAAGATAGTAATGCCAAGCCGAAAAAAGCATTCGTATTCAGGGGAATGGTCATTGATGTTTCGGCATCGAGAATGACTGCCAGTTCACAGTCGGCAAGTGTCACTGTAGCTTCATGGGATGCGTTGCTTCAAAATTCTCCGCATTGTCGCTCTTTTGAGAATATGACATTAAAAGATATTGTGACATCGGTATTGAAACCATATACAGAGGTTAAACATAAAATAGATCCCAGATTTAAAGAAAAGATTCCTTATATAGTACAATATAATCAAAGCGATTATTCCTTTATCAGCATGTTAGCCATCCGCTTTGGAGAATGGATGTATAGCACCGGGGAAGAATTTATATTCGGAGAAATGGATGAATCCAACCCTTCAACAGCAAATCTTGAATACCCCGGAGGCAGTTTGATGTCTTACAATTTGCATCAAAGTATGATTCCGTGTTTATTTAATCATCTTCTTCCTGACCATTATCAATACGGAAAGGATAAAGCTATTATAAAAGAATCGTCCAAAGACGTTGCAGATGGCAACGTAAACAATTGGACTGATAAAGCTTATAATGCTTCTCAACAGAGATTTAAGGATGAAAAGATTGTAGCTCTATCTTGCGGTGGTTTTGACAATGGAAAAGATGAAGAAGGCGCGGACACAATCTTAGATTACTCATTAAAGATTGAAGTACAAGGAAAAAAAAGCGGAATGATGACTGTTCAAGGCTTCTCCAAATTAGCCATGTTGAAGATTGGGCAGACGTTCCTTATTCGTGATAATGTCCAAAACAAATCAGGAGAGAGTAAAGATGTTGAACAGAAAGCTCTAAAAATAATAGGAGTAAACCATTCATTTGATTATAGGCAGGAATATTCTAATAGTTTCATTGCAATACCTGTTGCTTGCAACTATCCTGCCTATTCAGATGCAGATGTACATTCGATATCCCCTCCACAAAGAGCCAGGGTTGTAGAGAATAAGGATGAACAAAAACTTGGACGTATCCGGGTACAATTCCCCTGGCAGGAGATTCAAGATAAGAAGATGAAAACGCCTTGGTTACGTATCGCAGTTCCTTATGCAGGAAAAGGTAAAGGGCTGCATTTCATTCCTGAAATCGGTGAGGAAGTTATGGTGGGATTTGAAATGAATAATGCGGAACGACCATACATTATTGGCTCACTTTATAATGGCGGAGAGGGAAAACCTGATGAAGTATGGGCAACATCAAAAGAGGAAAATGGAACAGATAACAATATAAAAGCCATTCGAACCAGAAACGGGCATACGGTCCTTTTTAATGATAAAGGAGATGCAGGATTGATAGAAATATACGATAGTAAAGACAATACTTATCATATTACATTGTCTGCCGATGATAAAAAGATAACTATTTATTCGGCAGGAGAGATAGAAGTAAAGGCAGAAAGCGACATCAATATCAGTTCCAAAGGTGCCATTGATATTGATGCTGATGGCGATATTGACATCAATTCGAAAGGTAACATTTCTATGGTAGCCCAAAAAGAGGTTTCTATACAAGCATCAAAGGTCAAAGTTCGGTGA
- a CDS encoding M23 family metallopeptidase: MKLIIKYIILLSLLVCFFSEVTAQSENNFQKLQEISIKNQIKKKREITKKKESKQDTNDSILSIFDIDIDLTLGTITFDLSWGDPVENPQIRCNKASNLYGPVRHDVDGSIRWHRGFDYYAPHGTPVRSVGKGVVSLIQTHPDYGLCILVTHKRPSKTYYSFYAHLSLVSVRYGELVQQGTMLGKSGTTGNAYNLTGEEEHLHFEYRTNPKHGAKQQANPNTIVKTKFYSADPKNKWQSKVGVIKKGTFNIF, translated from the coding sequence ATGAAACTGATAATAAAGTACATTATACTTCTATCTTTGCTTGTGTGTTTTTTCTCTGAGGTTACAGCTCAGTCTGAAAACAATTTTCAAAAACTACAAGAAATATCAATCAAAAATCAGATAAAGAAGAAAAGAGAAATAACAAAGAAAAAGGAAAGTAAGCAAGATACAAATGATTCCATCCTTAGTATTTTTGATATAGATATAGACTTAACCCTGGGAACCATTACGTTTGATTTATCTTGGGGAGATCCGGTCGAAAATCCACAAATTAGATGTAATAAGGCCAGTAATCTATATGGTCCTGTGAGACATGATGTAGATGGCAGCATACGATGGCATCGAGGATTCGATTATTATGCCCCTCATGGTACACCTGTACGGTCTGTAGGGAAAGGTGTAGTTTCTTTGATACAAACACACCCTGATTATGGGCTTTGCATCCTGGTAACGCATAAGCGGCCAAGTAAAACCTATTATTCATTCTATGCGCATCTTAGTTTGGTTTCGGTTCGCTATGGCGAATTAGTGCAACAAGGGACTATGTTAGGGAAAAGTGGCACAACCGGTAATGCTTATAATTTGACAGGCGAAGAAGAACATCTGCATTTTGAATATCGTACAAACCCCAAACATGGAGCCAAGCAACAAGCAAATCCAAATACAATTGTAAAGACCAAATTCTATAGTGCAGATCCCAAAAACAAATGGCAATCCAAGGTAGGAGTTATAAAAAAAGGTACCTTTAATATTTTCTGA
- the tssD gene encoding type VI secretion system tube protein TssD — translation MQVIKFMAFKATLIMDQRKNSSAEVESYSGKKYELVECEYEFYQSLDESSKPSSRPQSGLIKFVMPAQGDEDLFFYNWMFNRAETHNGTIEMLLSTDDNQKKYLHLYFEDAYLVNMYQYFNNNNNLLVRTKVTLSARKFTFGGSANFENDWKLK, via the coding sequence ATGCAAGTTATTAAGTTTATGGCCTTTAAAGCTACACTCATAATGGACCAGCGGAAAAATTCATCCGCTGAGGTCGAATCATATAGTGGAAAGAAATATGAATTGGTGGAATGTGAATATGAATTTTACCAATCACTTGATGAAAGTAGCAAGCCGTCGTCCAGACCACAAAGCGGACTGATCAAATTTGTCATGCCTGCACAAGGTGACGAGGATTTATTTTTTTATAATTGGATGTTCAACAGAGCCGAAACCCATAATGGCACTATCGAAATGCTTCTTTCAACCGATGACAATCAAAAAAAATACCTGCATCTGTATTTTGAAGATGCGTATTTGGTGAATATGTACCAGTATTTCAACAATAACAATAATTTACTGGTACGTACTAAAGTTACGCTGAGTGCCCGAAAATTTACATTCGGCGGATCGGCAAACTTTGAAAATGATTGGAAACTCAAGTAG
- the tssD gene encoding type VI secretion system tube protein TssD, producing MAAPRTALLKVDGCEDREVTYVQYQFNQQIDVEGQPTGTTRGGVINLKVKSTDAGNTDLLEWTCDSYGSKNGTITWPNKLGGIMKTLSFIDAYCVSYEEVYDDTNADRMYESITITCRQLTVTGKGSVEYDNHWAL from the coding sequence ATGGCAGCTCCAAGAACAGCTCTGCTTAAGGTTGACGGATGTGAAGATCGCGAAGTAACCTACGTACAATACCAGTTTAACCAACAGATTGACGTAGAAGGTCAGCCTACAGGTACAACACGTGGTGGTGTAATCAACTTGAAAGTCAAGTCAACAGATGCGGGTAACACGGACTTGTTGGAATGGACTTGTGATTCTTACGGTTCAAAGAACGGTACTATCACATGGCCTAACAAACTGGGAGGTATTATGAAGACTCTTTCTTTCATCGATGCTTATTGCGTAAGCTACGAAGAGGTATATGACGATACAAACGCAGATCGTATGTATGAATCTATTACCATTACTTGCCGTCAACTCACAGTTACGGGTAAGGGTAGTGTTGAGTACGACAATCACTGGGCACTTTAA
- a CDS encoding serine/threonine protein kinase produces MNVIQLQGDIEKRNGIYYEYDIDAVPLGEGGMGRVFKGYRVVERTGERMPVAIKVIYENIPERVVERARREANIQLDNDNLIRMYGFVEAVTQVEGGTKYKVHYHVIMELLIGVTLENIMNGITYDQSGMQIPFADEIYNQYIQDRDTAVVRIMKAILAGLMALHDKGYIHRDIDPSNIMVTIDRKIKLIDFGICKQIVSLESLDKALTATGVFMGKVNYAAPELVLGDVKSQNYTTDIYALGILLYQLYTGHLPFNGTDQDILSANLRNPLPMKNIREKEFKKIIRKATDKVQSKRYASVAELRVDLERISTSQKNRRESKIRLIVIIAAGIVLLLGGGIYFFNNNLKSAPKPEIKQLTCEEIYDKALSLINRKDSVHLQIQGKKMLGVLVEDSLYAPAKLKYYVILINSINQEEVRKGFKELQIMAHDSANSVAMFECGLTLSKGNRFFSVPTIRQSVLDIDMDLEKANEWLYNSMEVDPTDYKSVYWAFNNLMGKKIAGTISSHENKRIIELYKQFKIRADRFNDATSELYKSAIKSDEETLKAWGLI; encoded by the coding sequence ATGAATGTCATACAGTTACAAGGAGATATAGAAAAACGAAATGGCATATATTATGAGTATGATATAGATGCCGTGCCTCTTGGCGAAGGAGGTATGGGACGTGTATTCAAGGGGTACCGGGTTGTAGAACGAACGGGTGAACGGATGCCGGTTGCCATTAAAGTCATTTATGAAAATATTCCGGAACGTGTTGTTGAACGTGCAAGAAGAGAAGCTAATATCCAACTCGATAATGACAATCTGATACGAATGTATGGTTTTGTAGAAGCTGTAACTCAAGTAGAAGGCGGAACAAAATACAAGGTTCATTATCACGTTATCATGGAATTGTTGATTGGTGTTACACTCGAAAATATCATGAATGGTATTACATATGATCAGAGTGGAATGCAAATTCCATTTGCCGATGAGATCTATAACCAATATATTCAAGACCGTGATACAGCCGTTGTTAGAATCATGAAGGCTATTCTTGCAGGATTGATGGCACTACACGATAAAGGTTATATTCATAGAGATATTGATCCATCCAATATTATGGTAACCATAGATAGGAAAATCAAGCTTATAGATTTCGGTATCTGCAAACAGATTGTTTCGCTTGAAAGTCTGGATAAGGCTTTAACGGCTACAGGCGTATTTATGGGTAAAGTGAATTATGCTGCTCCCGAATTGGTGCTTGGAGATGTTAAGAGCCAAAATTATACAACCGATATATATGCCTTAGGCATTTTGCTTTATCAGTTATATACAGGACATTTGCCTTTTAATGGAACAGACCAGGACATTTTATCTGCTAATTTGCGGAACCCATTACCCATGAAAAATATCCGAGAGAAAGAGTTCAAGAAAATAATTCGTAAGGCGACTGATAAAGTCCAGTCAAAACGATATGCATCTGTAGCCGAATTAAGAGTAGATTTGGAACGGATCTCAACCTCACAAAAAAACAGGAGAGAAAGTAAAATCAGACTTATTGTTATTATTGCAGCTGGAATTGTTTTATTATTGGGAGGTGGAATATATTTTTTCAACAACAACCTTAAATCCGCTCCGAAGCCTGAGATAAAACAGCTTACTTGTGAAGAAATTTATGACAAGGCATTGTCGCTCATAAATCGGAAAGATAGTGTTCATTTGCAAATTCAAGGGAAAAAAATGCTTGGAGTATTGGTAGAAGATAGTTTGTATGCACCTGCCAAGTTGAAATATTATGTCATTCTAATCAATTCCATTAATCAGGAAGAGGTGCGGAAAGGATTCAAGGAATTGCAAATTATGGCTCACGATTCTGCAAATAGTGTGGCTATGTTTGAATGTGGCCTTACTTTGTCAAAAGGGAACCGTTTTTTTAGTGTACCAACTATAAGACAATCCGTTCTTGATATTGATATGGATTTGGAGAAGGCTAATGAATGGTTGTACAACTCAATGGAGGTAGACCCCACGGATTATAAGTCTGTATATTGGGCTTTCAATAATCTCATGGGAAAAAAAATTGCCGGTACAATATCTTCCCATGAGAACAAGCGAATAATAGAATTATACAAACAATTTAAAATCAGAGCTGATAGATTTAATGATGCAACATCCGAATTATATAAGAGTGCCATTAAAAGTGATGAGGAAACATTGAAAGCATGGGGATTAATATAA
- a CDS encoding type VI secretion system contractile sheath protein TssC yields MSEELKPQAQPANVVTTAESAYLEEIKKIDNPAERLKESLEGLEDYGDFDLLETMADGLENMNPESRAAKKIFLQDSEFAEQRKHLKTDLLMWLNILDSDAMTASEAVEKCQEASKAAEKNLLQNLASVHEQTRKLETAYRSLGEFFVNSGQAKLKCLNLINVDKDDLGDPDGRVFAAIREELNRSFDRLSLKENYSLLVSPGYLGNKQVVNMWGQMAYRNKVMLVTDYADSPTLKLLNKGLDKANLSDTDAYLANVIMACNYILGRKKSDETNEEEEDLFLPPSSAIAGRMSNTEEIPISQGIAGKKYGTIDMAKGTRLDLLKSELTALIDKGVVPMTFEENRVMAFSNRSLYNGATIGLQEYPIVRVFDWIGKVFSNFFNDEAFKNWNGRLAQEIREQVIDFLEDYKGPGKLIEGYSNPKIVRNEKTKDIEIEIELKPFFAAKNFYIKLTGHNGDNGVTEWTNEIK; encoded by the coding sequence ATGTCAGAAGAATTAAAGCCGCAAGCACAACCTGCCAATGTTGTTACAACAGCTGAAAGTGCTTATTTGGAAGAAATAAAGAAAATAGACAATCCTGCGGAACGTTTAAAGGAGAGTTTGGAAGGGCTTGAAGATTACGGGGACTTCGACCTTCTGGAAACAATGGCGGACGGCCTTGAAAATATGAATCCTGAAAGTCGTGCCGCAAAGAAGATATTTTTGCAGGACAGCGAGTTCGCAGAACAACGTAAGCATCTGAAAACAGATTTGCTTATGTGGTTGAATATCCTTGACAGTGATGCTATGACAGCTTCCGAAGCTGTTGAAAAATGTCAGGAAGCATCTAAAGCCGCAGAAAAAAATCTTCTTCAGAACCTTGCTAGTGTGCATGAACAGACCCGAAAACTAGAAACTGCATACCGTTCCCTTGGAGAATTTTTCGTAAACTCCGGTCAAGCAAAATTGAAATGCCTGAATCTAATTAATGTTGACAAGGATGATTTGGGTGATCCTGACGGACGTGTATTTGCTGCCATTCGTGAAGAACTGAACAGAAGTTTCGACCGCCTTTCTTTGAAAGAAAATTATTCACTGCTTGTTAGTCCGGGTTATTTGGGAAACAAACAGGTGGTAAATATGTGGGGACAGATGGCATACCGCAATAAAGTCATGTTGGTTACCGATTATGCCGATTCTCCTACTCTTAAACTTTTGAATAAAGGTTTGGATAAAGCGAACTTGAGTGATACGGATGCTTATTTAGCCAACGTTATCATGGCTTGCAATTACATTCTTGGACGTAAAAAGTCAGACGAAACAAATGAGGAAGAGGAAGATTTGTTCTTACCCCCTTCTTCTGCAATTGCCGGTCGCATGAGCAATACGGAAGAAATTCCAATTTCCCAAGGTATTGCCGGAAAGAAATACGGTACGATCGATATGGCAAAAGGAACCCGCCTGGACTTGCTGAAGTCTGAACTTACCGCCTTGATTGACAAAGGTGTTGTACCTATGACTTTTGAAGAGAACCGTGTGATGGCGTTCTCTAATCGTTCACTCTATAACGGTGCTACAATCGGTTTACAGGAATATCCTATCGTTCGTGTATTTGATTGGATCGGAAAAGTTTTCTCCAATTTTTTTAATGACGAAGCTTTTAAGAATTGGAACGGTAGGTTGGCACAAGAAATCAGAGAACAAGTGATTGACTTCCTTGAAGATTACAAAGGCCCCGGCAAACTCATTGAAGGTTATTCTAACCCTAAAATTGTACGCAACGAAAAAACAAAAGATATAGAAATTGAAATTGAATTAAAGCCTTTCTTTGCCGCCAAAAACTTCTACATTAAATTGACTGGTCACAACGGAGATAATGGTGTAACTGAATGGACTAATGAAATTAAATAA
- a CDS encoding FHA domain-containing protein — MPEEIVVPPPMTEEEELEYNENEIPFCTLKPLSLPGERAMQEEVYEEESEVLLDRRNTVPHDVTIDEELQACLFFSDGHWFIEDRSRDNSTYVHAGAGIKLEPGDIIRMGERKFEFNIKTRKK; from the coding sequence ATGCCGGAAGAAATTGTTGTCCCCCCACCTATGACGGAAGAGGAAGAATTGGAATATAATGAAAATGAAATTCCATTTTGTACATTAAAACCTCTATCACTACCGGGCGAAAGAGCTATGCAGGAAGAGGTATATGAAGAAGAGTCCGAAGTCTTGCTTGACCGTCGAAACACCGTTCCTCATGATGTAACTATTGATGAGGAGCTGCAAGCATGCCTGTTTTTCTCTGATGGGCATTGGTTCATAGAAGATAGATCGCGCGATAACTCAACCTATGTTCATGCGGGAGCCGGAATTAAGCTAGAACCGGGAGATATCATCCGAATGGGTGAAAGAAAATTTGAGTTTAATATTAAAACAAGAAAAAAATAA
- a CDS encoding protein kinase domain-containing protein, with amino-acid sequence MRNNNAVQRCDFRLHDLIDGKYRVERVLASSQNDQKFKVIDSEGKEYILILLKLWEIEPRLRQNMLACSDSEIKSCQIKSNYLAHIVKTGNVKGNPYLLTEYCESVDLSHFIRNPKLNLIRTIKEILYGLRDLHRSGKIHCRLTPENILVTGNGHVILTNYVILSERGKVLASQGKTLQSRFVDKSLAYQAPELYRLERCSTILPAVDIFSFGVIVFQLLTGELPYGKLTTESDWIHYQSRAKNTDWNKNILLRNEQRDLWMKILESCLSAEANGRAKNVDEIIELFPKDGYPYEGVPGSQVEAPKSIVNGVMLHVMQGDEFGKYYRLTEIIQLPKRIITVGRADNSVFNMIQLSEQISSYISRRHCTIELDDETDTWYLRDGQWDKEAKDKWVRSLNGTYINSEEVSEEGCEIVPGDIISIGDMKLRVEGY; translated from the coding sequence ATGAGAAATAACAACGCTGTCCAACGCTGCGATTTTCGCTTGCATGACCTCATAGACGGAAAATATCGTGTTGAGCGGGTTCTCGCTTCCTCGCAAAACGATCAGAAATTTAAGGTTATCGATTCGGAAGGAAAAGAGTATATTCTAATATTACTCAAACTCTGGGAGATAGAGCCACGTTTACGTCAAAACATGCTTGCTTGTTCGGATAGTGAAATTAAGAGTTGCCAAATTAAAAGTAACTATCTTGCTCATATTGTTAAAACAGGAAATGTAAAAGGAAATCCTTATCTACTTACTGAATATTGCGAGTCTGTCGATTTATCGCATTTCATCAGGAACCCTAAATTAAATCTGATTAGAACAATCAAAGAGATTCTATATGGTTTAAGAGACTTGCATAGATCAGGAAAGATTCATTGTCGTTTAACACCGGAAAATATCTTGGTGACAGGTAATGGTCACGTAATATTAACTAATTATGTGATACTTAGCGAACGTGGAAAAGTACTGGCAAGCCAAGGCAAAACTTTACAATCCAGATTTGTAGATAAGTCTTTGGCTTATCAGGCCCCCGAACTTTATCGCTTGGAAAGATGTTCTACGATACTTCCGGCTGTGGATATATTTTCATTTGGTGTGATAGTGTTTCAATTATTGACAGGAGAGCTTCCTTATGGTAAATTGACAACGGAATCGGATTGGATTCATTATCAATCTCGTGCAAAGAATACTGATTGGAATAAAAATATTCTTTTGCGTAACGAACAGAGAGACCTGTGGATGAAAATTTTAGAATCTTGCTTATCTGCTGAAGCGAACGGACGTGCTAAAAATGTTGATGAAATAATAGAATTATTCCCTAAAGACGGATATCCTTATGAAGGTGTGCCCGGTAGCCAAGTAGAAGCTCCGAAATCAATCGTAAATGGAGTAATGCTTCATGTCATGCAAGGAGATGAATTTGGTAAATATTACCGGTTGACCGAAATTATCCAATTGCCTAAAAGGATTATCACCGTAGGAAGAGCGGATAATTCGGTTTTCAATATGATCCAATTATCCGAACAGATATCCTCATATATTTCCCGCCGGCATTGTACGATAGAATTAGATGACGAAACGGATACTTGGTATCTTCGTGACGGGCAATGGGACAAAGAAGCAAAAGACAAATGGGTACGTTCGTTAAATGGTACTTACATAAACTCGGAAGAGGTTTCTGAAGAAGGCTGCGAAATTGTTCCTGGAGATATCATTTCAATCGGTGATATGAAATTGAGGGTGGAAGGTTACTAA
- a CDS encoding DUF4280 domain-containing protein encodes MEYICTGATLKCSMGTSTSKLRATSKNTTLMGKDQANIADYVSVKNVPSFGRCRSLKYPPTASATAANYGKLTPMPCVPGTCSKWEAIDKDSLVCGEPALLKLATLKCIYGGTISIIDPGQNKEVKK; translated from the coding sequence ATGGAATATATTTGTACAGGAGCAACTTTGAAATGCTCAATGGGAACATCTACTTCTAAATTAAGGGCTACTTCTAAAAATACAACTTTAATGGGAAAAGACCAAGCCAATATTGCAGATTATGTTTCTGTGAAAAATGTTCCGAGTTTTGGGAGATGCCGTTCCTTGAAATATCCTCCTACAGCTTCGGCAACAGCTGCCAATTATGGGAAACTGACTCCTATGCCTTGCGTTCCCGGCACATGTTCCAAATGGGAAGCCATAGATAAAGATAGTCTTGTTTGTGGAGAACCTGCATTGTTGAAGCTTGCAACATTGAAATGTATTTATGGTGGGACAATATCTATTATTGATCCGGGACAAAATAAGGAAGTTAAAAAATGA